The following are encoded together in the Streptomyces sp. NBC_00341 genome:
- a CDS encoding SDR family oxidoreductase, producing the protein MSRTPTHGQTTGLRSLNLQGRRALVTGGGTGIGAAVAIALADAGADVALTYKTHDGHEVADRIAATGRRAHAAPLDATDPAAVEAAVSTAAAQLQGPIDILVNNAGGLVGRHSLIEMPDEHWHTVLNLNLTSTFLVTRAVVRQMGPGGGRIVNISSQAARNGGGPGASAYAAAKAGMHGLMLAWAKELGARDITVNTIAPGFIGDTPFHATFTPPESQRAVIEATPLRRAGVPEDVAGAVLYLASDLGGFCTGEIIDVNGGAYL; encoded by the coding sequence ATGAGCCGGACACCGACACACGGACAGACAACCGGGCTCCGCTCGTTGAACCTCCAGGGGCGCAGGGCCCTGGTGACCGGCGGCGGTACGGGCATCGGAGCGGCGGTCGCGATCGCTCTCGCGGACGCCGGCGCCGACGTGGCGCTGACCTACAAGACCCACGACGGCCACGAGGTCGCCGACCGGATCGCCGCCACCGGAAGGCGGGCGCACGCCGCGCCGCTCGACGCCACCGACCCAGCAGCCGTGGAAGCGGCGGTCAGCACCGCCGCCGCACAGCTCCAGGGCCCGATCGACATCCTGGTCAACAACGCCGGCGGTCTCGTGGGCCGGCACAGTCTCATCGAGATGCCCGACGAGCACTGGCACACCGTCCTGAACCTGAACCTCACCAGCACATTCCTCGTCACCCGTGCCGTGGTGCGCCAGATGGGCCCGGGAGGCGGCAGGATCGTCAACATCAGCTCCCAGGCCGCACGCAACGGTGGCGGACCGGGCGCCTCGGCGTACGCCGCGGCCAAGGCGGGCATGCACGGCCTCATGCTCGCCTGGGCGAAGGAGCTCGGCGCGCGCGACATCACCGTCAACACCATCGCGCCGGGCTTCATCGGGGACACCCCGTTCCACGCGACCTTCACACCGCCCGAGTCCCAACGCGCGGTGATCGAGGCGACACCGCTGCGCCGAGCCGGTGTACCCGAAGACGTCGCCGGCGCGGTGCTGTACCTTGCGTCCGACCTCGGCGGGTTCTGCACCGGCGAGATCATCGACGTCAACGGAGGTGCGTACCTGTGA
- a CDS encoding L-idonate 5-dehydrogenase codes for MTPPVSSPAVVVHAADDLRIDDVPVRTPEPDEAVVEIVYGGICGSDLHYWTHGAAGESILRAPMVLGHEVVGIVASAATDGSGPGIGTRVAVHPASPAGQGATRYPADRPNLSPGCTYLGSAARSPHTDGAFIRYATLPSRMLRALPDGLALRTAATAEPASVAWHAVSRAGDVTGRTALVVGAGPIGALVVAVLKRAGAAEIVVVDLHDHPLTVARALGATRTLSATDTDAIAAVQADVAIDSSGNHHGLAGAIRGTARGGRVVMVGLLPAGDQPVPMSVAVTRELELVGSFRFNDEIDEVIAALADGSLVVDAVITHEYPISEALEAFAMAKDASRSSKVLLRF; via the coding sequence ATGACTCCTCCTGTCTCGTCCCCGGCTGTCGTCGTCCACGCTGCGGACGACCTACGGATCGACGACGTTCCCGTCCGGACCCCCGAGCCCGACGAGGCCGTGGTCGAGATCGTGTACGGCGGCATCTGCGGCTCCGATCTGCACTACTGGACGCACGGCGCTGCCGGCGAGTCGATCCTGCGGGCACCGATGGTGCTCGGTCACGAGGTAGTCGGCATCGTCGCGTCAGCGGCCACCGACGGGTCCGGCCCCGGTATCGGTACGAGGGTCGCGGTGCATCCGGCCTCCCCGGCCGGCCAAGGGGCCACCCGCTATCCGGCCGACCGGCCGAACCTGTCACCGGGTTGCACCTACCTGGGATCTGCGGCCAGGTCTCCGCACACGGACGGGGCGTTCATCCGATACGCGACCTTGCCGAGCCGGATGCTCCGGGCGCTGCCCGACGGTCTGGCCCTGCGGACGGCAGCCACGGCAGAACCCGCGTCGGTGGCCTGGCACGCCGTCTCCCGGGCCGGAGACGTGACCGGCAGGACGGCTTTGGTGGTCGGTGCCGGGCCGATCGGTGCGCTGGTCGTCGCCGTGCTCAAACGGGCGGGCGCGGCGGAGATCGTCGTGGTCGACCTCCATGATCATCCGTTGACGGTAGCCAGGGCACTGGGCGCCACCCGGACCCTGAGCGCCACCGACACCGACGCGATCGCCGCGGTACAGGCCGACGTGGCGATCGACTCCAGCGGCAACCACCACGGTCTGGCCGGCGCCATCCGCGGCACCGCCCGCGGCGGACGGGTGGTGATGGTCGGGCTGCTGCCGGCCGGCGATCAGCCGGTGCCGATGTCGGTGGCCGTAACTCGCGAGCTGGAGCTGGTGGGCTCGTTTCGGTTCAATGACGAGATCGACGAGGTGATCGCGGCCCTTGCCGACGGCAGCCTGGTGGTCGACGCGGTGATCACCCACGAGTACCCGATCAGTGAGGCGCTGGAGGCCTTCGCAATGGCCAAGGACGCCTCGCGGTCGTCGAAGGTGCTGCTGCGGTTCTGA
- a CDS encoding TetR/AcrR family transcriptional regulator, whose translation MTVESGRRERKKAATRQKIADTALRLFMERGYDAVGIRDVAAEADVAVTTLFSHFASKEALVFEQDTDFEQRLTQAVTGRAPHEPLLPPLRREIHALVRHCTADGNAPVWDMVVGSPALREYEESMRLRHAETLATAMSADPDLARTTTACRTIARFVIDAYALAREAPDPQAAVDEIFEMIEAAWRVTSP comes from the coding sequence ATGACCGTTGAGTCCGGACGCCGTGAGCGCAAGAAGGCCGCGACCCGCCAGAAGATCGCCGACACCGCCCTCCGGCTCTTCATGGAACGCGGGTACGACGCGGTGGGCATCCGTGACGTGGCCGCCGAAGCCGATGTAGCCGTCACCACCCTCTTCTCCCACTTCGCCTCCAAAGAGGCCCTGGTGTTCGAGCAGGACACGGACTTCGAGCAGCGCCTCACCCAGGCGGTCACCGGACGGGCGCCGCACGAGCCACTCCTCCCCCCGCTGCGCCGCGAGATCCACGCCCTGGTGCGCCACTGCACCGCAGACGGCAACGCCCCGGTCTGGGACATGGTCGTCGGGTCCCCCGCTCTGCGGGAGTACGAGGAGTCGATGAGGCTGCGCCATGCGGAGACGCTGGCAACGGCCATGTCCGCCGATCCTGACCTGGCACGGACCACAACGGCCTGCCGGACGATCGCGAGGTTCGTGATCGACGCGTACGCACTGGCCCGCGAGGCGCCCGATCCGCAGGCCGCGGTGGACGAGATCTTCGAAATGATCGAGGCGGCGTGGCGCGTCACCTCCCCTTAG
- a CDS encoding fumarylacetoacetate hydrolase family protein, producing MLPRPLTGFAQNKPLNAHPLPHRTRHKPVRSAIRIEGPLVMPLVPGDAIPTGTPGTVVPVQPRDVVEILVDGIGTLSNPVVRP from the coding sequence GTGCTGCCACGGCCTCTCACCGGGTTCGCGCAGAACAAGCCCCTGAACGCCCATCCGCTACCCCACCGGACCCGGCACAAGCCGGTGCGCTCCGCCATCCGCATCGAAGGACCGCTCGTGATGCCACTCGTCCCCGGCGACGCCATCCCGACTGGCACCCCCGGCACTGTCGTACCCGTCCAGCCCCGTGACGTCGTCGAGATCCTGGTCGACGGCATCGGTACGCTCTCGAATCCGGTGGTCCGACCATGA
- a CDS encoding NADP-dependent oxidoreductase, translating to MKKVNFAEFGGPDVLRLIDAEEPHAGPGRIRVAVRAAGVNPVDWRIREGQVLGAHPTELPAGVGLDAAGVVDEVGEGVDGIEIGDHVFGEGSSTYAEFAVLSAWARMPEGLPFEEAAGYPSVMETALRVIREVGVLPGQTLLVSGASGGVGSAVLQIARDRGIAVIGTGSASSQDYLRGLGALATTYGEGWAERVRQLGRVDAALDLAGSGVIRELVDLTGDPQKVVSIADLRAPESGVRFSGVAGSVPEALAEAARLIARGKLHIPVEKSYTLAEAATAHIDSQAGHTRGRRVMVV from the coding sequence ATGAAGAAAGTGAACTTCGCCGAGTTCGGCGGTCCGGACGTCCTGCGACTCATCGATGCCGAGGAGCCCCACGCCGGCCCCGGCCGGATACGCGTCGCCGTGAGGGCGGCGGGCGTGAACCCCGTCGACTGGCGGATCCGGGAAGGACAGGTTCTGGGCGCCCACCCGACCGAGTTGCCCGCCGGAGTCGGGCTGGACGCCGCCGGGGTCGTGGACGAGGTCGGTGAGGGCGTCGACGGGATCGAGATCGGCGACCACGTGTTCGGCGAGGGCTCCAGTACGTACGCCGAGTTCGCCGTCCTGTCAGCCTGGGCCCGGATGCCCGAGGGGCTGCCGTTCGAAGAGGCGGCCGGGTACCCCTCCGTGATGGAGACCGCGCTGCGCGTCATCCGCGAGGTCGGTGTGCTGCCGGGGCAGACGCTGCTGGTCAGCGGTGCGTCCGGGGGAGTCGGGTCGGCGGTGCTGCAGATCGCCCGCGACCGTGGCATCGCGGTGATCGGCACGGGAAGTGCTTCGTCCCAGGATTATCTGCGGGGCCTGGGCGCCCTCGCCACCACGTACGGCGAGGGCTGGGCCGAGCGGGTGCGGCAGCTCGGCCGGGTCGACGCCGCTCTCGATCTGGCCGGTTCGGGAGTGATCCGCGAGCTCGTCGATCTGACGGGGGATCCGCAGAAGGTCGTCTCCATCGCCGATCTTCGCGCGCCGGAGTCCGGGGTCCGGTTCTCCGGCGTGGCCGGGAGCGTGCCGGAGGCGCTCGCCGAGGCCGCCCGTCTCATCGCGCGAGGGAAGCTCCACATCCCGGTCGAGAAGTCGTACACGCTCGCCGAGGCCGCAACGGCCCACATCGACAGCCAGGCCGGCCACACGCGCGGGCGTCGGGTCATGGTCGTCTGA
- a CDS encoding M20/M25/M40 family metallo-hydrolase gives MKILSRMRHTAAVLGLCAALVAVPAAASAEPTAPKTPRIPLVSTEQVMPHLRALQSIADRTGGNRAHGTKGFQESLAYVKGVLDKAGFRTSLRPFTHNGVLGHNLIADLPGGDPDHVVLVGAHLDSVEAGPGMNDNGSGSAAVLATAVAMSRAGVAPKRHLRFAWWGAEEQGLIGSKDYVHKLSAAGRKKIDVYLNFDMTGSKNVQQWLVVHDDPRATDAFEAYFAAKSLPTFDIGIGGSDHESFGDAGIPVSGFTTGVGNCLHDACDRIDNVDPGTETVSTNAVLGVTWQLATH, from the coding sequence ATGAAGATACTCAGCCGCATGCGGCACACGGCCGCGGTACTCGGTCTGTGTGCGGCACTGGTCGCCGTCCCCGCCGCCGCGTCGGCCGAACCCACCGCTCCGAAGACGCCACGGATACCCCTCGTCTCCACGGAGCAGGTCATGCCGCACCTGCGGGCGCTGCAGTCAATCGCGGACCGCACCGGAGGCAACCGCGCCCACGGCACCAAGGGCTTCCAGGAGTCGCTGGCGTATGTGAAGGGCGTACTGGACAAGGCGGGCTTCCGCACCAGCCTGCGGCCCTTCACGCACAACGGCGTCCTCGGACACAACCTCATCGCGGACTTGCCGGGAGGCGACCCGGACCACGTCGTGCTCGTCGGCGCCCACCTCGACAGCGTCGAGGCCGGGCCCGGTATGAACGACAACGGCTCGGGCTCGGCCGCCGTGCTCGCCACCGCCGTCGCGATGTCGCGGGCGGGTGTCGCGCCGAAGCGGCATCTGCGGTTCGCGTGGTGGGGAGCGGAGGAGCAGGGCCTGATCGGCTCCAAGGACTATGTGCACAAGCTCTCCGCCGCCGGACGGAAGAAGATCGACGTCTACCTCAACTTCGACATGACCGGCAGCAAGAACGTGCAGCAGTGGCTCGTCGTCCACGACGACCCCAGGGCCACGGACGCGTTCGAGGCGTACTTCGCGGCCAAGAGCCTGCCCACCTTCGACATCGGCATCGGCGGCTCGGACCACGAGTCGTTCGGCGACGCCGGAATCCCGGTCTCCGGCTTCACCACCGGCGTCGGCAACTGCCTCCACGACGCATGCGACCGCATCGACAACGTGGACCCCGGGACCGAGACCGTTAGCACCAACGCCGTTCTCGGCGTGACCTGGCAGCTCGCCACCCACTGA
- a CDS encoding M1 family aminopeptidase, whose protein sequence is MRSTTKRHRYPTVVGILAGSVLLTAVPSAATTGGGSGVGDPYFPDDGNPGYDVSHYDVRVAYDPARPGHLDGDTTVTATATDRLDRFHLDLEGFRVGSVTVDGVPVRSVTRSGAHELVITPAGLIAKGAKFAVRVRYSGKPVGESWHRLTNGGVSVTGEPHSATVWYPANDHPSDKATFRLSATVPGTWTVIGNGRPGPTTSPAKGRKTFRWYEDKPLATYLSTLAIDKFTVHTSKLADGTPVINAYSPGAVIDPESEALLPEIIGFLASKFGPYPFSSAGGIVINGEADAGGNGPLALETQSRPTYSGMMFDASMVHEYAHQWFGDSVSFSDWRDGCIAECVAQYANQL, encoded by the coding sequence ATGCGCAGCACGACGAAACGGCACCGATACCCCACGGTGGTGGGCATCCTGGCAGGCAGCGTGCTGCTGACCGCCGTGCCCTCCGCGGCCACCACCGGCGGCGGGTCCGGTGTGGGGGACCCGTACTTCCCCGACGACGGCAACCCCGGATACGACGTCTCCCACTACGACGTCCGCGTGGCCTACGACCCGGCCCGCCCCGGCCACCTCGACGGCGACACCACGGTCACCGCCACGGCCACCGACAGGCTCGACCGATTCCACTTGGACCTGGAGGGCTTCCGGGTCGGCTCGGTCACTGTCGACGGCGTTCCCGTCAGAAGCGTCACCCGCAGCGGTGCACACGAACTGGTCATCACCCCGGCCGGCCTGATCGCCAAGGGCGCGAAATTCGCGGTCCGCGTCCGCTACTCCGGCAAGCCTGTCGGTGAGAGCTGGCACCGGCTCACCAACGGCGGGGTGAGCGTGACCGGCGAGCCGCACTCCGCCACCGTCTGGTACCCGGCCAACGACCACCCGTCCGACAAGGCGACGTTCCGGCTCAGCGCGACGGTCCCCGGCACCTGGACCGTGATCGGCAACGGCCGCCCCGGCCCGACCACCTCCCCGGCCAAGGGGAGAAAGACCTTCCGCTGGTACGAGGACAAGCCGCTCGCCACCTACCTCAGCACCCTCGCCATCGACAAGTTCACGGTGCACACGTCGAAACTGGCCGATGGCACCCCGGTCATCAACGCCTACAGCCCCGGCGCCGTGATCGACCCGGAGTCCGAGGCGCTGCTCCCGGAGATCATCGGCTTCCTGGCCTCGAAGTTCGGCCCGTACCCCTTCTCCTCGGCCGGTGGCATCGTCATCAACGGCGAAGCCGACGCGGGCGGCAACGGCCCCCTCGCGCTGGAGACGCAGAGCCGTCCGACGTACAGCGGGATGATGTTCGATGCCTCGATGGTGCACGAGTACGCCCATCAGTGGTTCGGCGACAGCGTCTCCTTCTCGGACTGGCGTGACGGCTGCATCGCCGAGTGCGTCGCCCAGTACGCCAACCAGCTGTGA
- a CDS encoding M1 family aminopeptidase, with protein MVEQSEQDPGFWNVKLYDPGQGKELDPALYDKGSMMMHALRRTIGDAAFFGTLRQWQKEHRYGNATWPQFEALAKKISGGPDLTGFFDAWAHGTTVPERKYLYPGSLGRLR; from the coding sequence ATGGTGGAGCAGAGCGAACAGGACCCCGGCTTCTGGAACGTGAAGCTCTACGACCCGGGCCAGGGCAAGGAGCTGGACCCGGCGCTGTACGACAAGGGGTCGATGATGATGCACGCCCTGCGGCGGACCATCGGGGACGCCGCCTTCTTCGGGACCCTCCGGCAGTGGCAGAAGGAGCACCGCTACGGCAACGCCACCTGGCCCCAGTTCGAAGCACTCGCGAAGAAGATCTCCGGCGGGCCGGACCTCACCGGATTCTTCGACGCCTGGGCACACGGCACCACCGTCCCGGAACGGAAGTACCTGTACCCCGGAAGCCTCGGCCGTCTTCGGTGA
- a CDS encoding DUF1877 domain-containing protein produces the protein MAVTQQLARVTTEYLIFCRQAAEVSPDANPQWDPPRADWIDLDWSPASLRQLLKLAKVGPAAVAALERSTNGDALIDVSYLDHDDAVGTFGPPPRAVAPAAVAEIATTLAAVDWEAVIAALPAGAQEAATALGMSITGDPRPYPTGHFEALRTFYQQAAERRLTVVLWWD, from the coding sequence ATGGCAGTAACGCAGCAACTCGCACGAGTGACGACGGAGTACTTGATTTTCTGCCGACAGGCAGCAGAGGTCTCGCCGGACGCCAACCCCCAGTGGGACCCGCCGAGAGCTGACTGGATCGATCTCGACTGGTCGCCCGCGTCCCTCCGGCAACTCCTCAAGCTGGCCAAGGTCGGACCGGCGGCGGTTGCGGCACTCGAACGGTCCACCAACGGCGATGCGCTGATCGATGTCTCCTACCTCGACCATGACGATGCCGTGGGCACCTTCGGTCCTCCGCCCAGAGCCGTCGCCCCCGCCGCGGTAGCGGAGATAGCCACCACACTCGCTGCGGTCGACTGGGAGGCTGTCATCGCGGCGCTGCCGGCGGGCGCCCAAGAAGCAGCAACTGCTCTGGGAATGAGCATCACCGGCGACCCTCGGCCGTACCCCACCGGCCACTTCGAGGCACTCCGCACCTTCTACCAACAGGCGGCTGAACGGCGGCTCACCGTCGTCCTGTGGTGGGACTGA
- a CDS encoding SDR family oxidoreductase yields MNLFNLAGRTALVTGSSRGIGYALAQGLLEAGARVVVHGRGVEAAEAAAVRLREITGGEVRVATFDVTSPDEVDSGIGRIEEVWGTPDILVNNAGIQRRAAFTEFPIADWNELVATNLTSAFLVGQRVARGMVARGSGKIVNIGSVQSRLARPDITPYSATKGGIVMLTQGMCADLGPHGIQANALAPGYFATELTEPLVEDVDFSAWVAQRTPAGRWGRVHELVGALVFLSSSASDFVNGQTIYVDGGMTAVV; encoded by the coding sequence ATGAATCTGTTCAACCTGGCCGGGCGGACCGCCCTCGTCACCGGCTCCAGCCGCGGTATCGGGTACGCCCTCGCCCAGGGTCTGCTCGAAGCGGGCGCCCGGGTCGTCGTCCACGGGCGCGGCGTCGAGGCGGCGGAGGCCGCGGCGGTTCGGCTGCGGGAGATCACCGGCGGCGAGGTGCGGGTGGCCACCTTCGACGTGACCTCCCCGGACGAGGTGGACTCGGGGATCGGGCGGATCGAAGAGGTCTGGGGCACCCCGGACATCCTGGTCAACAATGCCGGCATCCAGCGCCGGGCGGCCTTCACCGAGTTTCCGATCGCCGACTGGAACGAACTGGTCGCCACCAACCTGACCAGCGCCTTTCTGGTAGGGCAGCGGGTCGCCCGCGGCATGGTCGCCCGTGGCAGCGGCAAGATCGTCAACATCGGGTCGGTCCAGAGCCGACTGGCACGGCCCGACATCACCCCGTACAGCGCCACCAAGGGGGGCATCGTGATGCTGACCCAGGGCATGTGCGCCGACCTCGGTCCGCACGGCATCCAGGCCAATGCCCTGGCCCCCGGCTACTTCGCCACCGAGCTGACCGAGCCCCTGGTCGAGGACGTCGACTTCAGCGCCTGGGTCGCTCAGCGGACACCGGCCGGCCGGTGGGGGCGGGTGCACGAACTGGTCGGCGCACTGGTTTTCTTGTCCTCGTCGGCCTCGGACTTCGTGAACGGGCAGACGATCTACGTCGACGGTGGCATGACGGCGGTGGTGTGA
- a CDS encoding Gfo/Idh/MocA family protein, producing MTRPTSPVRAVLVGAGHRGVLYSRYAQVAPDQLTITAIVEPDPTRRERWGAEFDIPHAARYASLTDLPDAGVLAEAAIDATMDQDHVHTATRLLAAGYDVLLEKPTAQSAPELMTLAQAQRTSGRTLMVCHVLRYAPFYSEVKRRILAGEIGEPLSIEMAEHVSYDHMSMAYVRGRWANSEQSGSSILLAKCCHDLDLMTWLCNAAAPVRVAGSGSRGMFIPERAPQGAGTRCLSDCSIESTCSYSARRLYVELNKWQEYVWEQAEHLSPDPDLDQKLESLRTDNRYGRCVWRADNDVLDRQTVSVEFADGVLGSFVLATNTPASSRTLHVVGTAGEISGALEEGTLRVRRIRTDAAASFDEEMVNTSVTDDMHGGGDHLLVADFVRVVRGEPASVSSTQFADSVNGHLLVFAAERARQQHRWVELAELQTAIDA from the coding sequence GTGACGCGCCCAACTTCGCCGGTGCGCGCGGTCCTCGTCGGCGCCGGACATCGCGGCGTGCTCTACTCGCGCTACGCGCAGGTCGCGCCCGACCAGCTGACGATCACAGCGATCGTCGAGCCCGACCCGACGCGCCGAGAGAGGTGGGGCGCGGAGTTCGACATCCCCCATGCGGCCCGGTACGCATCGCTGACCGACCTTCCGGACGCGGGCGTGCTCGCAGAGGCGGCGATCGACGCAACGATGGACCAAGACCATGTGCACACCGCCACCCGGCTGCTCGCCGCCGGTTACGACGTGCTGCTGGAGAAGCCCACCGCACAGAGCGCTCCGGAACTCATGACCCTGGCGCAGGCGCAGCGGACGTCCGGGCGGACCTTGATGGTCTGTCACGTGCTGCGCTACGCACCCTTCTACAGCGAGGTCAAGCGCCGCATCCTCGCCGGCGAGATCGGTGAGCCCCTCAGCATCGAGATGGCCGAGCACGTCAGCTACGACCACATGTCGATGGCGTACGTCCGAGGCCGCTGGGCCAACTCCGAGCAGTCGGGCTCCTCGATACTGCTTGCCAAGTGCTGCCACGACCTGGACCTGATGACCTGGTTGTGCAACGCGGCAGCCCCGGTCCGCGTCGCCGGCTCCGGGTCCCGTGGCATGTTCATCCCCGAACGGGCGCCGCAGGGTGCGGGCACGCGGTGCCTGTCCGACTGCTCGATCGAGTCGACGTGCTCGTACTCGGCGCGTCGGCTCTACGTCGAGCTGAACAAGTGGCAGGAATACGTCTGGGAGCAGGCCGAGCACCTGAGCCCGGACCCTGACCTGGACCAGAAGCTCGAATCGCTGCGCACCGACAACCGCTACGGCCGCTGTGTGTGGCGCGCCGACAATGACGTGCTCGATCGCCAGACCGTGAGCGTGGAGTTCGCCGACGGTGTCCTCGGATCCTTCGTGCTGGCGACCAACACCCCGGCTTCGAGCCGCACGCTCCACGTGGTCGGAACCGCCGGTGAGATCTCCGGCGCCCTGGAGGAGGGGACGCTCAGGGTCCGCCGCATCCGCACCGACGCGGCTGCTTCGTTCGACGAGGAGATGGTCAACACGTCGGTGACCGACGACATGCACGGTGGCGGTGATCACTTGCTCGTTGCGGACTTCGTCCGGGTCGTGCGCGGAGAGCCGGCCAGCGTGTCGAGTACGCAGTTCGCCGACTCGGTCAACGGCCATCTGCTGGTCTTCGCCGCCGAACGCGCGCGACAGCAGCACCGCTGGGTCGAGCTCGCGGAGCTGCAGACCGCGATCGACGCGTGA
- a CDS encoding FG-GAP and VCBS repeat-containing protein, which produces MHQSLRIATAAATAAAFTGALLVAGAASASAAPSGLQGDFNGDGYRDLVIAAPIGKISGKEGAGYVTVVYGTKSGLDKSKHTVISQATAGIPGTPEASDYFGDRLTTGDLDGDGYTDLVVGVHSERIGSTDSSGVLTVIWGGATGLKTGTDIASPLPKYRNELGWALAAGDFDGDGHTDLAAGSNSTPSLNIFKGPISRTGKAAALVGIDTTAATGIYPDKLVAGNVNRDGAADLLVMGQQESGNTYATRSVLYKGSSTGLKASSKLAGGYTAAIADVDKDGYGDIITGNFMEKSAGEPNGGPGGAVTVTYGSASGLSTRTPVRITQDTASVPGTAEKNDHFGWSVSAGDTNGDGYADIAVGAPGEALGSKQSAGTVTVLRGSAKGLTGTGSKSFSQDTAGVPGAAEARDEFGGSVWATDSNNDGRAELVVGAAAENNGVGSVWLLKTGASGITATGSTSFGPGSVGGPAGISYFGDNFAN; this is translated from the coding sequence ATGCACCAGAGCCTCCGTATCGCCACCGCTGCCGCCACCGCGGCCGCGTTCACCGGCGCGCTGCTCGTCGCCGGTGCGGCCAGCGCCTCCGCCGCGCCTTCCGGGCTGCAGGGCGACTTCAACGGAGACGGCTACCGCGACCTCGTCATAGCCGCGCCCATCGGTAAGATCTCGGGCAAGGAAGGGGCCGGTTACGTCACGGTCGTCTACGGAACCAAGAGCGGCCTCGACAAGTCCAAGCACACGGTCATCAGCCAGGCCACCGCGGGAATCCCCGGCACTCCGGAGGCCAGTGACTACTTCGGTGACCGGCTCACCACGGGCGACCTCGACGGCGACGGGTACACCGACCTCGTGGTCGGTGTGCACTCCGAGCGGATCGGCTCCACCGACTCGTCCGGTGTCCTCACCGTCATCTGGGGCGGGGCGACCGGCCTCAAGACCGGCACCGACATCGCGTCCCCGCTGCCCAAGTACCGGAACGAACTCGGCTGGGCCCTGGCGGCCGGCGACTTCGACGGCGATGGACACACCGACCTCGCCGCCGGTAGCAACTCCACCCCGAGCCTGAACATCTTCAAGGGCCCCATCTCCCGTACCGGCAAGGCCGCTGCACTCGTCGGCATCGACACCACCGCCGCCACCGGCATCTACCCGGACAAGCTCGTCGCCGGCAACGTCAACCGGGACGGCGCGGCCGACCTCCTCGTCATGGGCCAGCAGGAGAGCGGCAACACGTACGCCACCCGCAGCGTCCTCTACAAGGGCAGCTCCACCGGCCTCAAGGCGTCGAGCAAACTCGCGGGCGGCTACACGGCGGCCATCGCCGACGTCGACAAGGACGGTTACGGGGACATCATCACCGGCAACTTCATGGAGAAGTCAGCCGGGGAACCGAACGGCGGTCCGGGCGGTGCGGTCACCGTGACGTACGGAAGCGCCTCCGGACTCTCCACCCGGACCCCTGTCCGGATCACCCAGGACACCGCCTCGGTCCCGGGCACCGCCGAGAAGAACGACCACTTCGGGTGGAGCGTGTCCGCGGGTGACACCAACGGCGACGGGTACGCCGATATCGCAGTCGGCGCCCCGGGTGAGGCCCTCGGATCAAAGCAGTCGGCCGGCACGGTCACGGTGCTGCGCGGCTCGGCCAAGGGACTGACCGGGACCGGCTCGAAGAGCTTCTCCCAGGACACAGCGGGGGTCCCCGGCGCCGCCGAGGCCCGTGACGAGTTCGGCGGCTCAGTATGGGCCACGGACAGCAACAACGACGGCCGTGCGGAACTGGTGGTCGGTGCCGCCGCGGAGAACAACGGCGTTGGTTCGGTCTGGCTGCTCAAGACGGGGGCCAGCGGTATCACGGCGACCGGATCGACGTCCTTCGGACCGGGATCGGTCGGCGGGCCTGCCGGGATCTCCTACTTCGGCGACAACTTCGCCAACTGA